The following proteins are co-located in the Bacteroidales bacterium genome:
- the queA gene encoding tRNA preQ1(34) S-adenosylmethionine ribosyltransferase-isomerase QueA, giving the protein MKLSQFRFHLPNDLIAQHPARNRDEAKLMVLNRKGQTIEHKHFTDILEYFGDGDVMILNNTKVFPALLTGEKEKTGAKITVFLLRELNAETRLWDVLVDPARKIRIGNKLYFGDDDSLVAEVIDNTTSRGRTIRFLYDGSYDEFKRNIEAIGRPPLPEEIQRMRDIEPEDKERYQTIFAKNIGAVAAPAAGLHFSRELMKRLELKGVSFAEVTLHAGIGNFRGIEVEDLTKHKTDSEEMLIEDLAVSIVNKSKLNKKKVCAVGTTSMKAIESSVTISGLLKPYKGWTNKFIFPPYDFSIASSMISNFHLPQSPMMMMVCAFAGYDFLMEAYKVAVEKKYKFFSYGDAMLII; this is encoded by the coding sequence ATGAAGTTATCACAATTCAGGTTTCACTTGCCTAATGACCTGATCGCACAACACCCAGCGCGTAACCGCGATGAAGCAAAGCTCATGGTGCTCAATAGAAAGGGCCAGACCATTGAGCATAAACACTTTACTGACATCCTCGAATATTTCGGCGATGGTGATGTGATGATCCTCAATAATACTAAGGTTTTTCCAGCTTTGCTTACCGGCGAAAAGGAAAAAACCGGCGCAAAAATCACTGTTTTTTTATTACGCGAACTCAATGCCGAAACACGCCTTTGGGACGTTTTGGTTGATCCTGCCCGTAAAATCCGTATTGGCAACAAATTGTATTTCGGCGACGACGACTCGTTGGTAGCTGAAGTAATTGACAACACAACCTCTCGCGGTCGGACCATTCGCTTTCTGTACGATGGATCGTACGATGAGTTCAAACGGAATATTGAAGCTATCGGAAGGCCGCCCCTGCCGGAAGAAATTCAGCGTATGCGTGATATTGAACCGGAAGACAAAGAAAGGTATCAGACCATCTTCGCCAAAAATATCGGCGCTGTTGCAGCTCCTGCTGCCGGACTCCACTTCAGCCGGGAACTTATGAAAAGGCTGGAGCTCAAAGGCGTATCGTTTGCCGAAGTAACTTTACATGCTGGTATTGGCAACTTCAGGGGAATTGAAGTTGAAGACCTCACCAAGCACAAAACCGATTCGGAAGAGATGCTTATTGAGGACCTGGCCGTTTCAATCGTAAACAAAAGCAAACTAAACAAGAAAAAGGTTTGTGCTGTTGGAACCACATCTATGAAAGCCATAGAATCTTCAGTTACTATATCGGGCTTGTTAAAACCTTATAAAGGCTGGACCAACAAGTTTATTTTTCCGCCTTACGATTTCAGTATTGCCAGCAGCATGATAAGTAATTTCCATTTACCTCAATCGCCCATGATGATGATGGTGTGCGCATTTGCAGGCTATGACTTCCTTATGGAAGCCTATAAAGTTGCTGTTGAGAAGAAATACAAATTCTTTTCTTACGGTGATGCCATGTTAATTATCTGA
- a CDS encoding cation transporter, with translation MIVSRRDPKNNIRLAKKEGWFSLAANLGLFLIKYWAGIVSGSVALIADAWHTLSDSLTSVILLVGIRISARPADHEHPFGHGRAEWIAALIIGTLLAVVGLNFLIDSIGKLRDHEGAQYGTIALVATVLSVVIKEALAQYAFWIYRKTGAKSVKADGWHHRSDSVSSLLILVGIIFGSRFWWMDGALGILVSIALFYAAYDIIKDSTQSILGEKPSKQLVDLLREIPIKVIGRDVELHHVHTHNYGDHTELTCHIKLPHDMTLHNAHDIASKIEIAILEETGITATIHMEPNSTAGLSRNQS, from the coding sequence ATGATTGTTAGTCGCCGCGATCCCAAAAACAACATTCGCCTTGCAAAAAAAGAAGGCTGGTTCTCCCTGGCAGCCAACCTTGGGCTATTTCTGATCAAATATTGGGCGGGAATTGTAAGCGGATCAGTAGCGCTCATTGCCGATGCATGGCATACGCTCAGCGACTCACTTACTTCTGTGATCCTATTGGTGGGGATCAGGATTTCTGCAAGGCCTGCCGATCATGAACACCCTTTCGGTCATGGGCGAGCCGAATGGATTGCAGCACTTATAATCGGAACCTTGCTTGCAGTTGTTGGTTTGAACTTCCTGATTGACTCGATCGGGAAGCTTCGGGATCATGAAGGAGCTCAATATGGCACAATTGCTTTGGTAGCAACGGTGCTGTCGGTGGTTATAAAGGAGGCACTGGCCCAATATGCATTTTGGATTTACAGGAAAACCGGCGCTAAATCCGTAAAAGCTGACGGCTGGCACCATCGTAGCGATTCGGTATCTTCGTTGCTGATCCTGGTAGGTATTATTTTCGGATCACGTTTCTGGTGGATGGATGGCGCTCTTGGAATATTAGTTTCAATAGCTTTATTTTATGCTGCGTATGATATAATTAAAGACTCAACACAGAGCATTCTTGGTGAAAAGCCAAGCAAGCAACTTGTTGATTTACTGAGAGAAATTCCTATAAAAGTAATTGGCCGTGATGTTGAGCTTCATCACGTTCACACGCATAATTATGGAGATCACACCGAGCTTACCTGCCATATCAAGCTGCCACACGATATGACCCTTCACAACGCGCACGATATTGCTTCAAAAATTGAGATCGCCATACTCGAAGAAACCGGAATAACGGCTACCATACACATGGAGCCTAACAGCACAGCCGGATTAAGCAGGAATCAATCTTAA
- a CDS encoding cell division protein FtsX: protein MAKQDDKHTRRRLKSSYITTIISISLVLFMLGMIGMIVLHGQRLSILIRENIGLSVILKNNVQEKAIGSLLKQLESESYVKQTEYIPREKAAEELKEALGEDFIAFIGYNPLLPTIDIKLNADWANIDSMMHIENSLLTNAAVEEVLYQKSLVHLVNENIRRISLVLLAFSLLLLLIAVALINNTIRLSVYSKRFLIRSMQLVGANQSFIRKPFIVQGILHGIYSALIAILLLAGVLYLLRQEMPELSAIQDIDMLLILMGSVIILGVLISFISTYFAVGKYLRSSLDELHQ from the coding sequence ATGGCAAAACAAGATGATAAGCATACACGGCGAAGATTAAAATCGTCGTACATCACTACGATAATCAGCATCAGCCTGGTGCTGTTCATGCTCGGAATGATCGGAATGATTGTGCTGCATGGGCAGCGGCTTTCAATATTGATAAGAGAAAATATCGGGCTTTCGGTAATCCTTAAAAACAATGTTCAGGAAAAAGCCATTGGTAGTTTGCTTAAGCAGCTTGAAAGCGAATCCTATGTTAAACAAACCGAGTACATTCCACGCGAAAAGGCTGCTGAAGAACTGAAAGAAGCGCTTGGCGAAGATTTCATCGCTTTTATTGGTTATAATCCCCTGCTTCCTACCATTGATATAAAACTAAATGCAGACTGGGCCAACATTGACAGCATGATGCACATTGAAAACAGTCTGCTTACCAATGCGGCTGTTGAAGAAGTGCTATACCAGAAATCGCTCGTTCACCTTGTAAATGAAAACATAAGGCGTATCAGCCTGGTTTTGCTTGCATTTAGTTTGTTGTTACTGCTCATAGCCGTCGCTTTGATCAACAATACAATCCGATTGTCAGTGTACTCAAAACGTTTTTTGATCCGCAGCATGCAACTGGTGGGGGCAAACCAGTCGTTTATCCGTAAACCATTTATCGTACAAGGAATATTGCATGGTATTTACAGCGCTCTTATTGCCATTTTGCTACTTGCGGGAGTATTGTATCTTTTACGGCAGGAAATGCCGGAACTATCAGCCATTCAAGATATTGATATGCTTTTGATCCTGATGGGGTCAGTGATAATTCTCGGTGTTCTTATTTCGTTTATTTCAACTTACTTTGCAGTTGGAAAGTATTTGCGTTCCAGTCTCGACGAATTGCATCAATAA
- a CDS encoding 2-C-methyl-D-erythritol 4-phosphate cytidylyltransferase produces the protein MPGTFYYSALSARALKKSVIIVAAGTGKRFSNKLPKQFELLCGRPMLMHPIEAFYEAEPGISIVVVIPKDYMNPWSELCLQYNFIIPHKVVEGGPERFHSVKNGLGLIDDDSLVAIHDGARPLVSSELITNTFRSAEKSGAVVPVVGISDSVRMVNGPAHKSVERNTLRLVQTPQVFKCSIIKAAYLHQYQVHFTDDATVVEAAGEKVTLIEGSAGNIKVTNPQDLTIAEALLNAKIKDL, from the coding sequence GTGCCTGGCACATTTTATTACTCAGCATTAAGTGCAAGAGCTTTGAAAAAATCCGTGATCATAGTTGCTGCCGGAACCGGTAAGCGCTTTAGTAACAAGCTCCCGAAACAGTTTGAACTTTTGTGCGGCAGGCCCATGCTGATGCACCCCATTGAAGCTTTTTACGAAGCCGAACCCGGTATCAGCATTGTTGTTGTGATCCCAAAGGATTATATGAACCCGTGGAGTGAGCTCTGCTTACAATACAATTTCATAATTCCACATAAAGTTGTTGAAGGCGGGCCTGAGCGCTTTCATTCCGTTAAAAATGGTCTTGGCCTTATAGATGATGATAGTTTGGTGGCTATTCATGACGGAGCAAGACCATTGGTAAGTTCCGAATTAATAACGAATACTTTCCGATCGGCAGAGAAATCGGGTGCTGTGGTTCCCGTGGTAGGCATAAGTGACTCGGTTCGCATGGTTAACGGCCCGGCTCACAAATCAGTTGAGCGAAATACGCTAAGGTTGGTTCAAACACCACAGGTTTTCAAATGTTCCATAATTAAAGCAGCTTATCTGCATCAATACCAGGTTCATTTCACTGATGATGCAACAGTGGTAGAAGCAGCAGGTGAAAAAGTAACACTGATTGAAGGAAGTGCTGGGAATATTAAAGTAACTAACCCGCAGGACTTAACTATTGCCGAGGCTTTGCTGAATGCAAAAATCAAGGACTTATGA
- a CDS encoding DUF3098 domain-containing protein has product MTPKPDTSRSNPKSSNVSELVFDRSNYFLVILALLFIMLGFIMMSGGGSEDPNVFDRSIFSFRRITLAPILVLAGYVIGVYAIMKKPVSDKQAD; this is encoded by the coding sequence ATGACACCAAAACCCGACACCTCCAGATCCAATCCAAAGTCTTCAAACGTATCCGAACTCGTTTTTGACAGGTCAAACTATTTTCTTGTGATACTTGCCTTGCTTTTTATCATGCTGGGATTCATCATGATGTCCGGAGGTGGTTCAGAAGATCCTAATGTTTTTGACCGCTCTATTTTCAGTTTCCGCCGCATCACACTTGCACCTATTTTAGTGCTTGCCGGGTATGTCATCGGCGTTTATGCGATAATGAAAAAGCCAGTATCTGACAAACAAGCAGACTAA
- a CDS encoding undecaprenyl-diphosphate phosphatase, translating into MTWLEALILGLLQGLTEFLPVSSSGHIELGKAILGTEFSDNLMFSVVVHTATMFSILVVFRKDIWHLITQTLRFEWNPETRYVTLIIISMIPTGIVGLLFESQIEQFFDGNIMLVGFMLLLTASILFLTRFVKTNTKEVGYFHALIIGIAQTIAILPGISRSGATISTALLLGVERSAATQFSFLMVLPPIAGATLMKARDLFTEPFSVDNELLPLGVGFIAAFVSGIIACGWMLALVRKGNIAYFSIYCLVIGLLAIAFSIF; encoded by the coding sequence ATGACCTGGTTAGAAGCGCTCATCCTTGGATTACTTCAAGGGCTTACTGAATTTCTTCCCGTTAGCAGCAGCGGTCATATCGAACTCGGAAAAGCCATTCTCGGCACTGAATTTTCTGATAATCTGATGTTTTCGGTAGTTGTTCATACAGCTACAATGTTTAGCATTCTGGTGGTGTTCAGAAAAGATATCTGGCATCTGATAACCCAAACTTTACGTTTTGAATGGAACCCCGAAACACGATACGTCACGCTGATTATAATTTCTATGATCCCAACCGGGATTGTCGGCTTACTTTTTGAATCGCAGATTGAACAGTTTTTTGATGGTAACATTATGCTGGTAGGTTTTATGTTACTGCTTACAGCCTCCATTTTATTTTTAACACGGTTCGTAAAAACAAATACCAAAGAAGTGGGATACTTTCATGCGCTGATCATTGGCATAGCCCAGACCATAGCCATTTTACCTGGGATTTCCAGATCGGGTGCAACCATTAGCACCGCCTTATTGCTGGGCGTCGAACGAAGCGCCGCCACCCAGTTCTCATTTCTTATGGTTTTGCCACCAATTGCAGGGGCCACGTTGATGAAAGCCAGAGATTTGTTTACCGAACCTTTTTCAGTTGACAATGAACTTTTACCACTCGGTGTCGGTTTTATCGCCGCTTTTGTTTCAGGGATTATTGCCTGTGGCTGGATGCTGGCGCTGGTTCGCAAAGGCAATATTGCTTACTTCTCTATTTATTGCCTTGTTATTGGTCTGCTTGCAATCGCTTTTTCAATATTCTGA
- a CDS encoding glycosyltransferase yields the protein MIVVSTIFVTIAILYAILILSLALGWRRVPDFSCERNIAAPSTTFASIIIAVRNEEKNIATCLNDLLKQDFQLSNFEIIVVDDHSIDATYSEVNEIVLKHSNVKLFSLANLPQHASGKKAAVSFGVGQAHGELIITTDADCRFSTDWLTCIVAYFEQHKPVMISAPVAFIPQGSIIGNFMELEFISLVTAGAGALGLRKPLMCNGANQAFRRNVFLELNAFEANSNMASGDDMFLMHGIRKKYGANAIHFLKSVKAIVKTPAPANLHEFLMQRIRWGSKTRAYPDSFTAVVALVVFLNSMLLSGGVISLPFYSGLLYPVLTGWGLKIASDFLLLYRGCDLFDRRKLLFWFIPFQAVYVVYITLVVFMSLFSGYRWKGRSHR from the coding sequence ATGATTGTCGTAAGCACAATTTTCGTAACAATTGCGATTCTTTATGCAATCCTGATTTTAAGTCTTGCGTTGGGTTGGCGAAGAGTTCCTGATTTCAGTTGTGAGAGAAATATCGCTGCGCCATCAACAACTTTTGCCAGCATCATCATTGCGGTTCGAAACGAAGAAAAAAACATTGCAACATGCCTGAATGATTTACTCAAACAGGATTTTCAGCTTTCTAATTTTGAAATCATAGTGGTTGACGATCATTCAATTGATGCTACGTATTCTGAAGTGAACGAAATTGTGCTTAAACATAGCAATGTTAAATTATTCAGTCTGGCCAATTTACCTCAGCACGCCAGTGGAAAAAAGGCTGCAGTTTCTTTTGGTGTGGGGCAGGCCCATGGCGAACTCATCATCACTACCGATGCCGATTGCCGGTTCTCAACAGACTGGCTTACCTGCATAGTGGCATATTTTGAGCAGCACAAACCGGTAATGATCAGCGCCCCGGTTGCCTTTATACCCCAGGGGAGCATTATTGGCAATTTCATGGAACTGGAATTCATTAGTCTTGTTACCGCCGGAGCAGGCGCACTGGGATTGCGAAAACCATTAATGTGCAACGGTGCGAACCAGGCCTTTCGTCGGAATGTTTTTCTTGAACTCAATGCATTTGAGGCCAACAGCAATATGGCATCAGGCGATGATATGTTCCTGATGCATGGTATCCGAAAAAAGTATGGCGCAAATGCCATTCACTTCCTGAAATCAGTAAAAGCGATAGTAAAAACACCGGCACCAGCAAACCTGCATGAATTCCTGATGCAACGCATCCGCTGGGGTTCAAAAACAAGGGCTTATCCGGACAGTTTTACAGCCGTCGTAGCATTGGTTGTTTTCCTTAACTCCATGCTTTTGTCGGGAGGAGTAATATCATTGCCATTTTATAGTGGTCTACTCTACCCGGTTCTGACAGGCTGGGGTCTTAAAATTGCAAGTGATTTTTTATTGCTTTACAGGGGATGCGATTTATTTGATCGCCGCAAATTACTATTTTGGTTTATTCCCTTTCAGGCAGTGTATGTGGTTTATATTACCCTGGTTGTGTTTATGTCCTTATTTTCAGGATACCGTTGGAAAGGACGGAGTCACCGCTAA
- a CDS encoding leucine--tRNA ligase: MDYNFNEIERKWQQYWKANDTYKVGIDHNRPKYYVLDMFPYPSGAGLHVGHPLGYIASDIYSRYKRLNGFNVLHPMGFDAYGLPAEQYAIQTGQHPAVTTEKNILRYKEQLERIGFSFDWSREVRTCDPKYYKWTQWTFIKLFESWYNKKTDRAESIDSLIAAFKETGNTGIEAAGPAVESFTAAEWNAMSENEQQQMLMNYRLAYLSETLVNWCPELGTVLANDEVSNGFSVRGGHPVERKMMRQWQLRITAYTQRLLEGLDTIDWSESIKEIQRNWIGRSEGAELSFTVTATNGEQLEIEVFTTRPDTIFGATYMVLAPEHALVEKITTAEKAISVEEYVKWAKNRSDRERMTEVKKVSGMFTGAYAVNPLNNKKIPVWIADYVLMGYGTGAIMAVPGHDSRDFAFARHFNLPIVQVVCGHGEEPSDPANWEGSYDAKEGVMINSGFINGMDVQDGISKTIEKIEEMGIGRGTINYRLRDAIFSRQRYWGEPFPVYYKDDMPYMLPEEELPLELPEVDAYLPTEAGDPPLARAKNWKTQEGWPLETNTMPGFAGSSAYYLRYMDPQNDEEYFSKEANEYWENVNLYIGGAEHATGHLIYARFWNKFLFDLGLVCKDEPFQKLINQGMIQGVSQMARILYYSPEKTEENLFGGVSSNSLNQPPFEVPEESNNVTTFILPANFPQMFVTEHLRHIPLEFVDEKTGVLSEQSLLELKKHYPLFEKDNYRIPNSDEVRSVIKPYYYDEFKSDWNDEWDSYFETGKVLLKPEVEKMSKSKFNVVNPDQLIEKYGADTLRLYEMFLGPLEQSKPWDTNGIEGVFRFIRKLWRLYHDHENNFVVSDEEPSPQELKILHRTIKKVREDIERFSFNTAVSSFMICVNELAEIKCNKRPVLQELAILISPYAPHLAEELWHQLGNAGSVCDATYPAHNEKYLVENTFEYPVSFNGKMRFKLDLPLDMPVPEIEQAVLNAEESEKWLGGNPPRKIIVVPRRIINVVV; encoded by the coding sequence ATGGATTACAACTTCAATGAAATAGAACGCAAGTGGCAGCAATACTGGAAAGCAAACGATACCTACAAAGTTGGTATTGATCATAACAGGCCCAAGTATTATGTGCTTGATATGTTTCCATATCCTTCCGGCGCCGGCTTGCACGTTGGGCATCCACTGGGATATATTGCATCTGATATTTATTCCAGGTACAAACGGCTGAATGGGTTCAATGTATTGCATCCTATGGGTTTTGATGCCTACGGACTGCCTGCCGAGCAATATGCCATCCAAACCGGGCAGCATCCTGCGGTAACCACTGAGAAAAATATCCTACGCTATAAAGAACAGCTTGAAAGAATAGGCTTTTCATTCGACTGGAGCCGCGAGGTTCGAACCTGTGATCCTAAATACTATAAATGGACGCAATGGACTTTCATAAAACTTTTTGAGTCGTGGTATAATAAGAAAACCGATAGAGCCGAATCCATTGATAGCTTGATTGCTGCTTTTAAGGAAACCGGAAATACAGGTATTGAAGCAGCAGGTCCAGCTGTTGAAAGTTTCACAGCGGCTGAATGGAATGCAATGAGCGAAAATGAGCAACAGCAAATGCTGATGAATTACCGGCTGGCGTATTTATCTGAAACCCTCGTAAATTGGTGTCCCGAACTGGGAACCGTTTTGGCTAATGATGAGGTAAGCAATGGTTTTTCGGTTCGCGGAGGACATCCGGTTGAGCGCAAAATGATGCGGCAGTGGCAATTGCGCATTACTGCCTATACCCAGCGACTGCTTGAAGGACTTGATACAATTGACTGGTCGGAATCTATCAAAGAAATCCAGCGAAACTGGATAGGCCGCTCCGAAGGAGCTGAATTAAGTTTTACAGTTACTGCTACCAATGGTGAACAGCTTGAAATTGAAGTTTTCACAACCCGCCCCGATACCATTTTCGGAGCCACTTATATGGTTTTGGCCCCTGAGCATGCATTGGTTGAAAAGATTACAACTGCCGAAAAGGCAATTTCTGTTGAGGAATATGTAAAGTGGGCAAAGAACCGCAGCGACCGTGAGCGCATGACAGAAGTCAAAAAGGTGAGCGGGATGTTTACCGGCGCTTACGCGGTCAATCCGCTGAACAATAAAAAAATTCCCGTATGGATTGCCGATTACGTGCTCATGGGTTATGGAACCGGCGCCATCATGGCGGTTCCCGGTCACGACAGTCGCGACTTTGCTTTTGCCCGCCATTTCAACCTGCCCATTGTACAGGTAGTTTGTGGACATGGTGAGGAACCTTCTGACCCAGCAAACTGGGAGGGATCCTACGATGCAAAAGAAGGCGTGATGATCAACTCAGGCTTCATCAACGGAATGGATGTTCAGGATGGGATCAGTAAAACAATTGAGAAGATCGAAGAAATGGGCATTGGACGCGGAACCATTAACTACCGTTTGCGCGATGCCATTTTCAGCCGCCAACGTTATTGGGGCGAACCTTTCCCGGTTTATTATAAAGACGATATGCCTTACATGCTTCCAGAAGAGGAGCTTCCGCTCGAATTGCCTGAAGTTGATGCTTATTTGCCTACCGAAGCCGGCGATCCGCCGCTGGCCCGTGCAAAGAATTGGAAAACCCAAGAGGGTTGGCCACTTGAAACCAATACCATGCCTGGCTTTGCTGGCTCCAGCGCTTATTATCTGCGCTATATGGACCCGCAGAACGATGAAGAATATTTCTCGAAAGAAGCCAATGAATACTGGGAGAATGTAAACCTGTATATCGGGGGAGCGGAACATGCCACCGGTCATTTGATCTATGCCCGTTTTTGGAATAAATTCCTGTTTGACCTCGGCCTTGTATGCAAGGATGAGCCTTTTCAAAAACTGATCAACCAGGGGATGATACAGGGAGTAAGCCAAATGGCCAGAATACTTTATTATAGCCCAGAGAAAACGGAAGAGAACTTATTTGGTGGCGTTTCAAGTAACTCTTTGAATCAACCACCGTTTGAAGTTCCTGAAGAAAGTAATAATGTCACAACATTCATACTCCCAGCTAATTTCCCACAAATGTTTGTTACTGAACACTTAAGGCATATTCCATTAGAGTTTGTTGATGAAAAAACTGGCGTGTTATCTGAGCAATCCTTATTAGAATTAAAGAAGCATTATCCTTTATTTGAGAAAGATAACTATAGGATTCCAAATTCTGATGAAGTTAGAAGTGTTATCAAGCCGTATTACTATGATGAGTTCAAGTCTGACTGGAATGATGAATGGGATTCATATTTTGAAACTGGGAAAGTGCTACTTAAGCCAGAAGTTGAAAAAATGTCTAAGTCCAAATTTAATGTTGTTAATCCCGATCAACTGATTGAAAAATACGGAGCTGACACCCTTCGGTTGTATGAAATGTTCCTTGGCCCGCTGGAGCAATCCAAACCCTGGGACACCAACGGTATTGAGGGCGTTTTCCGTTTCATTCGAAAACTCTGGCGCTTGTATCACGATCACGAAAACAATTTCGTGGTAAGTGATGAGGAGCCAAGCCCACAGGAATTAAAAATCCTGCACCGTACCATTAAGAAAGTAAGGGAAGATATTGAGCGCTTTTCGTTCAATACAGCAGTGAGTAGTTTTATGATCTGCGTAAACGAATTGGCTGAAATCAAGTGCAACAAACGCCCAGTTTTACAGGAGTTGGCAATTCTTATTTCGCCGTATGCGCCACACCTTGCCGAGGAGTTATGGCATCAACTTGGCAATGCCGGAAGCGTTTGCGATGCAACTTATCCGGCTCACAACGAAAAATACCTGGTTGAAAACACCTTTGAATACCCGGTTTCATTCAACGGGAAAATGCGGTTCAAACTTGACCTGCCTCTGGACATGCCGGTTCCTGAAATTGAACAGGCAGTGTTGAATGCCGAAGAATCAGAGAAATGGTTAGGTGGAAACCCACCACGTAAGATCATTGTGGTTCCGAGAAGGATTATCAATGTGGTAGTTTAA
- the truB gene encoding tRNA pseudouridine(55) synthase TruB: MHKLKSFDFLAGETIPVNKPYRWTSFDVVNKVRYAVKKHMGIPKLRIGHAGTLDPLATGLLILCSGKHTKQIESMQELEKEYSGIFQLGATTPSFDLETEIDQTYPFDHISLEDIQKAVCNLTGEIDQVPPVFSAIKIGGRRAFDFARNKEELELKSRKVTVRAFTISSYEPPDVGFSIVCSKGTYIRSIARDLGIMLNSGAYLKSLHRDRIGHFESISAFEVDDLLNSIMEIGKMPGEL, from the coding sequence ATGCACAAATTAAAATCATTCGACTTTTTAGCCGGCGAAACTATTCCGGTAAACAAACCCTATCGCTGGACTTCTTTTGATGTCGTGAATAAGGTGCGTTACGCGGTAAAAAAGCACATGGGCATTCCCAAACTTCGCATCGGACATGCAGGAACGCTTGATCCGCTGGCCACCGGGTTGCTCATACTGTGCAGTGGTAAACACACAAAACAGATTGAAAGCATGCAGGAACTGGAAAAAGAATATTCAGGCATCTTTCAACTTGGCGCTACCACACCTTCATTTGATCTGGAAACTGAGATTGATCAAACATACCCTTTTGACCACATCAGTTTAGAAGATATCCAAAAAGCGGTCTGTAATTTAACAGGAGAAATTGACCAGGTTCCACCAGTATTTTCGGCAATAAAAATCGGAGGACGAAGGGCTTTTGATTTTGCACGCAACAAGGAAGAACTTGAGCTGAAATCCCGCAAAGTAACGGTCCGTGCATTTACAATCTCTTCTTACGAACCGCCTGATGTTGGGTTCAGCATCGTTTGCAGCAAAGGAACTTATATAAGATCAATCGCCCGTGATTTAGGCATTATGCTTAACAGCGGTGCTTACCTCAAATCCTTGCACCGCGATAGGATTGGCCACTTTGAATCAATTAGTGCCTTTGAAGTTGATGACCTTTTGAACAGTATAATGGAAATAGGAAAAATGCCAGGCGAACTGTAG